A window of the Labeo rohita strain BAU-BD-2019 chromosome 1, IGBB_LRoh.1.0, whole genome shotgun sequence genome harbors these coding sequences:
- the LOC127171281 gene encoding serine/threonine-protein kinase SIK2 isoform X3, translating into MVILSEEKAVSQSGRPLQVGFYEIIKTLGKGNFAVVKLARHKVTKTEVAIKIIDKTRLDESDLKKINREVQIMKLLKHPHIIKLYQVMETKDMLYIVTEYAKNGEMFDYLTSVGHLSEAEARCKFWQILDAVEYCHKHHIVHRDLKAENLLLDINMNVKLADFGFGNFYIPGKSLSTWCGSPPYAAPEVFEGKEYEGPSLDIWSLGVLLYVLVCGTLPFDGTTLPALRRKVTDGRFRVPFFMSQDCESLIRRMLAVDPAKRFSMAQIKQHHWMQADPSAICQSPSSSSCPESHSQQGTYSEAVLSIMQTVGIDRKRTIESLQNSSFNHFSAIYCLLLERVMKHQALQQNKLGTEWLKEPCHTPQETVLPLEDDLSTLKYTCSASAACQLETTVYQESQVGHLKKEEKEDQALVSPSVESRKSQRHTPPDASASQKFSCLPRIVIDRVDGSTSDCCLRPSPYASTSSSFTTLCTPSEISTDTSGQKTQGLNPYSLGNPDTHSSTLGRQSYLPLPSFQEGRRSSDSSLIQGVKAFPTHLRKNVHIKGQPSWNELKGPVRRTCILNNSPQSGWFPPHAIKRGSSFSQCYLLIPLIM; encoded by the exons ATGGTGATTTTGTCCGAGGAAAAAGCAGTGAGCCAGTCCGGCAGACCACTGCAAGTGGGTTTCTACGAGATCATCAAGACATTAGGCAAAGGGAACTTTGCTGTGGTCAAACTAGCTAGACATAAAGTCACAAAAACAGAG GTTGCCATAAAAATCATTGATAAAACTCGACTTGATGAATCTGATCTAAAGAAGATTAATCGAGAGGTTCAGATTATGAAGCTATTGAAGCACCCACACATAATCAAGCTTTACCAG GTTATGGAGACCAAAGACATGCTATATATTGTGACGGAATATGCCAAGAATGGAGAGATGTTTG ATTATCTTACCTCAGTTGGTCATCTAAGTGAGGCAGAAGCTCGTTGTAAGTTCTGGCAAATCCTTGACGCTGTAGAATATTGTCACAAGCATCACATCGTACACAGAGACCTGAAAGCAGAAAATCTACTCCTGGACATTAACATGAATGTAAAACTAGCAG ACTTTGGTTTTGGGAACTTCTATATTCCTGGTAAATCTTTGTCTACCTGGTGTGGGAGTCCTCCCTATGCTGCCCCAGAGGTCTTTGAGGGGAAAGAATATGAGGGACCATCCTTGGATATCTGG AGTCTGGGAGTATTGCTGTATGTATTGGTTTGTGGCACACTACCTTTTGATGGCACCACTCTGCCTGCCTTAAGACGAAAAGTCACTGATGGACGCTTCAGAGTGCCATTCTTTATGTCACAAG ACTGTGAAAGTCTTATACGGAGAATGTTGGCTGTTGACCCTGCCAAGAGATTCAGCATGGCACAAATCAAGCAACATCACTGGATGCAGGCTGATCCCTCTGCTATATGTCAGTCCCCTTCTTCCTCTTCTTGCCCTGAGTCTCATTCCCAACAAGGAACTTACAGTGAAGCAGTTCTGAGTATTATGCAGACAGTGGGCATTGACAGGAAGAGAACCATAGAG TCTCTTCAGAACAGTAGCTTCAACCACTTTTCTGCTATCTACTGCCTGCTGTTAGAAAGAGTGATGAAGCATCAAGCACTGCAGCAAAACAAACTGGGAACTGAGTGGCTGAAAGAGCCGTGTCACACTCCTCAGGAGACGGTACTGCCTCTGGAGGATGATCTTAGCACACTAAAATACACATGCTCCGCTTCTGCTGCCTGCCAGCTAGAGACTACAGTATATCAAGAGTCACAGGTGGGGCATCTAAAAAAGGAGGAGAAAGAGGACCAAGCCCTGGTCAGTCCTTCTGTGGAGTCCAGAAAATCACAGAGACACACTCCCCCAGATGCCTCTGCATCCCAGAAATTTTCCTGCTTGCCAA GAATTGTCATAGACCGTGTAGATGGTTCTACCTCAGACTGCTGCCTCAGGCCCTCTCCTTATGCTTCTACTAGTTCTTCTTTTACCACCCTCTGCACCCCATCAGAGATTAGCACTGACACCAGTGGCCAAAAAACTCAGGGACTGAATCCGTATTCACTAGGAAATCCTGACACTCATTCATCCACTCTTGGGCGCCAGAGTTACCTGCCTTTACCCAGCTTTCAGGAGGGAAGGAGATCCTCAGATAGCTCACTTATACAAG GTGTAAAGGCTTTCCCAACTCATTTGAGAAAGAATGTCCATATTAAGGGCCAGCCGAGTTGGAATGAACTTAAGGGACCTGTGAGACGCACATGCATCCTCAATAACAGTCCACAAAGCG gttgGTTTCCTCCTCATGCCATCAAACGCGGCAGCAGTTTCTCTCAGTGCTATCTGCTCATTCCCCTGATCATGTGA
- the LOC127171281 gene encoding serine/threonine-protein kinase SIK1 isoform X1, with product MVILSEEKAVSQSGRPLQVGFYEIIKTLGKGNFAVVKLARHKVTKTEVAIKIIDKTRLDESDLKKINREVQIMKLLKHPHIIKLYQVMETKDMLYIVTEYAKNGEMFDYLTSVGHLSEAEARCKFWQILDAVEYCHKHHIVHRDLKAENLLLDINMNVKLADFGFGNFYIPGKSLSTWCGSPPYAAPEVFEGKEYEGPSLDIWSLGVLLYVLVCGTLPFDGTTLPALRRKVTDGRFRVPFFMSQDCESLIRRMLAVDPAKRFSMAQIKQHHWMQADPSAICQSPSSSSCPESHSQQGTYSEAVLSIMQTVGIDRKRTIESLQNSSFNHFSAIYCLLLERVMKHQALQQNKLGTEWLKEPCHTPQETVLPLEDDLSTLKYTCSASAACQLETTVYQESQVGHLKKEEKEDQALVSPSVESRKSQRHTPPDASASQKFSCLPRIVIDRVDGSTSDCCLRPSPYASTSSSFTTLCTPSEISTDTSGQKTQGLNPYSLGNPDTHSSTLGRQSYLPLPSFQEGRRSSDSSLIQGVKAFPTHLRKNVHIKGQPSWNELKGPVRRTCILNNSPQSGNTLMVLTNPPCFPTEDHNGVLENVLKKERLVSSSCHQTRQQFLSVLSAHSPDHVKNDASLESQSISNPPQHQRNPISHSSCSLNPQLPPPSAFQDSLCSLSCSSSIVASAAELLETRLQISPQTQSLPHTGLHIGTVLPSVK from the exons ATGGTGATTTTGTCCGAGGAAAAAGCAGTGAGCCAGTCCGGCAGACCACTGCAAGTGGGTTTCTACGAGATCATCAAGACATTAGGCAAAGGGAACTTTGCTGTGGTCAAACTAGCTAGACATAAAGTCACAAAAACAGAG GTTGCCATAAAAATCATTGATAAAACTCGACTTGATGAATCTGATCTAAAGAAGATTAATCGAGAGGTTCAGATTATGAAGCTATTGAAGCACCCACACATAATCAAGCTTTACCAG GTTATGGAGACCAAAGACATGCTATATATTGTGACGGAATATGCCAAGAATGGAGAGATGTTTG ATTATCTTACCTCAGTTGGTCATCTAAGTGAGGCAGAAGCTCGTTGTAAGTTCTGGCAAATCCTTGACGCTGTAGAATATTGTCACAAGCATCACATCGTACACAGAGACCTGAAAGCAGAAAATCTACTCCTGGACATTAACATGAATGTAAAACTAGCAG ACTTTGGTTTTGGGAACTTCTATATTCCTGGTAAATCTTTGTCTACCTGGTGTGGGAGTCCTCCCTATGCTGCCCCAGAGGTCTTTGAGGGGAAAGAATATGAGGGACCATCCTTGGATATCTGG AGTCTGGGAGTATTGCTGTATGTATTGGTTTGTGGCACACTACCTTTTGATGGCACCACTCTGCCTGCCTTAAGACGAAAAGTCACTGATGGACGCTTCAGAGTGCCATTCTTTATGTCACAAG ACTGTGAAAGTCTTATACGGAGAATGTTGGCTGTTGACCCTGCCAAGAGATTCAGCATGGCACAAATCAAGCAACATCACTGGATGCAGGCTGATCCCTCTGCTATATGTCAGTCCCCTTCTTCCTCTTCTTGCCCTGAGTCTCATTCCCAACAAGGAACTTACAGTGAAGCAGTTCTGAGTATTATGCAGACAGTGGGCATTGACAGGAAGAGAACCATAGAG TCTCTTCAGAACAGTAGCTTCAACCACTTTTCTGCTATCTACTGCCTGCTGTTAGAAAGAGTGATGAAGCATCAAGCACTGCAGCAAAACAAACTGGGAACTGAGTGGCTGAAAGAGCCGTGTCACACTCCTCAGGAGACGGTACTGCCTCTGGAGGATGATCTTAGCACACTAAAATACACATGCTCCGCTTCTGCTGCCTGCCAGCTAGAGACTACAGTATATCAAGAGTCACAGGTGGGGCATCTAAAAAAGGAGGAGAAAGAGGACCAAGCCCTGGTCAGTCCTTCTGTGGAGTCCAGAAAATCACAGAGACACACTCCCCCAGATGCCTCTGCATCCCAGAAATTTTCCTGCTTGCCAA GAATTGTCATAGACCGTGTAGATGGTTCTACCTCAGACTGCTGCCTCAGGCCCTCTCCTTATGCTTCTACTAGTTCTTCTTTTACCACCCTCTGCACCCCATCAGAGATTAGCACTGACACCAGTGGCCAAAAAACTCAGGGACTGAATCCGTATTCACTAGGAAATCCTGACACTCATTCATCCACTCTTGGGCGCCAGAGTTACCTGCCTTTACCCAGCTTTCAGGAGGGAAGGAGATCCTCAGATAGCTCACTTATACAAG GTGTAAAGGCTTTCCCAACTCATTTGAGAAAGAATGTCCATATTAAGGGCCAGCCGAGTTGGAATGAACTTAAGGGACCTGTGAGACGCACATGCATCCTCAATAACAGTCCACAAAGCGGTAATACATTGATGGTTTTGACAAATCCTCCATGCTTCCCAACTGAGGACCACAATGGTGTCCTggagaatgttttaaaaaaggaaag gttgGTTTCCTCCTCATGCCATCAAACGCGGCAGCAGTTTCTCTCAGTGCTATCTGCTCATTCCCCTGATCATGTGAAGAATGATGCAAGTCTAGAATCACAGAGCATCTCCAATCCACCTCAGCATCAGAGGAATCCCATCAGTCACTCATCCTGCTCTCTGAACCCTCAGCTTCCACCACCGTCAGCTTTTCAGGACTCTCTGTGTTCTCTCTCCTGTTCTTCATCCATTGTGGCATCAGCCGCAGAGCTTCTTGAAACTCGACTACAGATCAGTCCACAAACTCAGTCTCTGCCTCATACTGGGCTTCACATTGGCACTGTATTACCCTCAGTTAAGTGA
- the cbsa gene encoding LOW QUALITY PROTEIN: cystathionine beta-synthase a (The sequence of the model RefSeq protein was modified relative to this genomic sequence to represent the inferred CDS: deleted 1 base in 1 codon) has protein sequence MNPVHINDVTQVLYAQLLEWTVDAYQQENYRGIMPSVPSNKENDSPACPFAGKKNTGRNIVEKLVSDDTDKPLEVNRETGATDQKWIRPDLPSRCTWKPGMSLESSPHKHFPRTKTEKILPNILDRIGDTPLVRINKISRTFGLKCELLAKCEFFNAGGSVKDRISLRMVEDAERDGILKPGDTIIEPTSGNTGIGLALAAAVKGYRCIIVMPEKMSMEKVDVLRALGAEIVRTPTSARFDSPESHVGVAWRLKNEIPNSHILDQYRNPSNPLAHYDTTAEEILEQCDGKVDMLVAGAGTGGTITGVARKLREKCPNIKIIGVDPEGSILAEPDELNRTDKTQYEVEGIGYDFIPTVLDRSLVDKWYKSNDDESFAMARMLMRDEGLLCGGSSGTAMAAAVKFAKELKEGQRCVVILPDSVRNYMSKFLSDKWMFQKGFLRVEDIMVNKPWWWNLKLQSLNLSAPLTVLPTVTCQKTIKILKEKGFDQAPVVNESGLILGMVTLGNMLASVLAGKVKPSDSVSKVLYKQFKQIRLTDNLGKLSRILETDHFALVVHEQIQYLTDGSSTLKQMVFGVVTAIDLLNFVTAREKRERSMSESTDEC, from the exons AGAACTATAGAGGAATCATGCCTTCAGTTCCATCCAACAAAGAGAACGACAGTCCTGCCTGCCCTTTTGCTGGCAAGAAGAACACTGGCAGGAATATCGTTGAGAAGTTGGTTTCGGATGACACCGACAAACCCCTGGAGGTGAATAGAGAAACTGGGGCCACCGACCAAAAATGGATTCGTCCTGACCTACCAAGCAGATGTACCTGGAAACCAGGAATGTCTCTTGAAAGTTCCCCTCACAAACACTTCCCCAG GACAAAAACTGAGAAGATTCTGCCCAACATCCTGGACAGGATTGGAGACACACCACTGGTCCGCATAAACAAGATCTCTAGGACTTTTGGACTAAAGTGTGAACTTT tggCCAAATGTGAGTTCTTTAATGCTGGTGGTAGTGTGAAGGACCGCATCAGTCTGCGTATGGTGGAGGACGCGGAAAGGGATGGCATCCTCAAACCTGGAGACACCATAATAGAGCCCACCTCTGGAAATACAG GTATTGGTCTCGCATTGGCTGCAGCAGTGAAAGGTTATCGCTGCATAATTGTTATGCCTGAGAAAATGAGCATGGAAAAG GTTGATGTATTGAGAGCTTTGGGTGCTGAGATTGTTCGAACTCCAACCAGTGCACGGTTTGATTCCCCAGAGTCCCATGTGGGTGTGGCATGGCGCTTGAAGAATGAGATTCCTAACTCGCACATCCTGGACCAGTACCGCAATCCCAGCAAC CCCCTCGCTCATTATGACACCACTGCTGAGGAGATTCTGGAGCAGTGTGATG GTAAAGTGGATATGCTGGTGGCAGGAGCTGGCACAGGTGGCACTATTACCGGTGTTGCTCGCAAACTGAGGGAGAAATGCCCAAATATTAAG ATTATTGGGGTGGACCCAGAGGGCTCGATCCTCGCTGAGCCTGATGAGCTGAACCGGACAGATAAAACCCAGTATGAGGTGGAGGGCATCGGATATGACTTTATACCCACCGTCCTGGATAGATCT TTGGTTGACAAATGGTACAAATCCAATGATGATGAATCATTTGCCATGGCCCGAATGCTTATGAGAGATGAAGGGCTGTTATGTG GCGGGAGCTCAGGCACTGCAATGGCAGCTGCAGTAAAGTTTGCCAAAGAGCTGAAGGAGGGGCAGCGCTGTGTTGTGATTCTGCCAGACTCTGTTCGCAACTACAT GTCCAAGTTCTTGAGTGATAAGTGGATGTTCCAGAAGGGCTTTCTGAGGGTGGAAGACATCATGGTGAATAAACCCTG GTGGTGGAATCTGAAATTACAAAGTCTAAACCTTTCTGCTCCGCTAACTGTGCTGCCCACAGTCACATGCCAAAAAACCATCAAAATCTTGAAAGAAAAGGGCTTTGACCAGGCACCAGTCGTAAATGAATCTGG GTTGATTCTGGGAATGGTGACCCTGGGAAACATGCTTGCCTCTGTGCTTGCGGGAAAGGTCAAGCCCTCTGACTCTGTCAGCAAAGTGCTCTACAAACAGTTCAAGCAG ATTCGTCTAACTGACAATCTTGGAAAGCTGTCTCGGATCTTggaaactgatcattttgcccTGGTGGTCCATGAGCAGATTCAGT atttgacAGATGGATCTTCCACTTTAAAGCAAATGGTGTTTGGAGTGGTGACAGCCATCGATCTCCTCAACTTTGTGACGGCTCGAGAGAAAAGAGAGCGATCTATGTCAGAATCAACAGATGAATGCTGA
- the LOC127171281 gene encoding serine/threonine-protein kinase SIK2 isoform X4, with protein MVILSEEKAVSQSGRPLQVGFYEIIKTLGKGNFAVVKLARHKVTKTEVAIKIIDKTRLDESDLKKINREVQIMKLLKHPHIIKLYQVMETKDMLYIVTEYAKNGEMFDYLTSVGHLSEAEARCKFWQILDAVEYCHKHHIVHRDLKAENLLLDINMNVKLADFGFGNFYIPGKSLSTWCGSPPYAAPEVFEGKEYEGPSLDIWSLGVLLYVLVCGTLPFDGTTLPALRRKVTDGRFRVPFFMSQDCESLIRRMLAVDPAKRFSMAQIKQHHWMQADPSAICQSPSSSSCPESHSQQGTYSEAVLSIMQTVGIDRKRTIESLQNSSFNHFSAIYCLLLERVMKHQALQQNKLGTEWLKEPCHTPQETVLPLEDDLSTLKYTCSASAACQLETTVYQESQVGHLKKEEKEDQALVSPSVESRKSQRHTPPDASASQKFSCLPSWFPPHAIKRGSSFSQCYLLIPLIM; from the exons ATGGTGATTTTGTCCGAGGAAAAAGCAGTGAGCCAGTCCGGCAGACCACTGCAAGTGGGTTTCTACGAGATCATCAAGACATTAGGCAAAGGGAACTTTGCTGTGGTCAAACTAGCTAGACATAAAGTCACAAAAACAGAG GTTGCCATAAAAATCATTGATAAAACTCGACTTGATGAATCTGATCTAAAGAAGATTAATCGAGAGGTTCAGATTATGAAGCTATTGAAGCACCCACACATAATCAAGCTTTACCAG GTTATGGAGACCAAAGACATGCTATATATTGTGACGGAATATGCCAAGAATGGAGAGATGTTTG ATTATCTTACCTCAGTTGGTCATCTAAGTGAGGCAGAAGCTCGTTGTAAGTTCTGGCAAATCCTTGACGCTGTAGAATATTGTCACAAGCATCACATCGTACACAGAGACCTGAAAGCAGAAAATCTACTCCTGGACATTAACATGAATGTAAAACTAGCAG ACTTTGGTTTTGGGAACTTCTATATTCCTGGTAAATCTTTGTCTACCTGGTGTGGGAGTCCTCCCTATGCTGCCCCAGAGGTCTTTGAGGGGAAAGAATATGAGGGACCATCCTTGGATATCTGG AGTCTGGGAGTATTGCTGTATGTATTGGTTTGTGGCACACTACCTTTTGATGGCACCACTCTGCCTGCCTTAAGACGAAAAGTCACTGATGGACGCTTCAGAGTGCCATTCTTTATGTCACAAG ACTGTGAAAGTCTTATACGGAGAATGTTGGCTGTTGACCCTGCCAAGAGATTCAGCATGGCACAAATCAAGCAACATCACTGGATGCAGGCTGATCCCTCTGCTATATGTCAGTCCCCTTCTTCCTCTTCTTGCCCTGAGTCTCATTCCCAACAAGGAACTTACAGTGAAGCAGTTCTGAGTATTATGCAGACAGTGGGCATTGACAGGAAGAGAACCATAGAG TCTCTTCAGAACAGTAGCTTCAACCACTTTTCTGCTATCTACTGCCTGCTGTTAGAAAGAGTGATGAAGCATCAAGCACTGCAGCAAAACAAACTGGGAACTGAGTGGCTGAAAGAGCCGTGTCACACTCCTCAGGAGACGGTACTGCCTCTGGAGGATGATCTTAGCACACTAAAATACACATGCTCCGCTTCTGCTGCCTGCCAGCTAGAGACTACAGTATATCAAGAGTCACAGGTGGGGCATCTAAAAAAGGAGGAGAAAGAGGACCAAGCCCTGGTCAGTCCTTCTGTGGAGTCCAGAAAATCACAGAGACACACTCCCCCAGATGCCTCTGCATCCCAGAAATTTTCCTGCTTGCCAA gttgGTTTCCTCCTCATGCCATCAAACGCGGCAGCAGTTTCTCTCAGTGCTATCTGCTCATTCCCCTGATCATGTGA
- the LOC127171281 gene encoding serine/threonine-protein kinase SIK1 isoform X2, with protein sequence MVILSEEKAVSQSGRPLQVGFYEIIKTLGKGNFAVVKLARHKVTKTEVMETKDMLYIVTEYAKNGEMFDYLTSVGHLSEAEARCKFWQILDAVEYCHKHHIVHRDLKAENLLLDINMNVKLADFGFGNFYIPGKSLSTWCGSPPYAAPEVFEGKEYEGPSLDIWSLGVLLYVLVCGTLPFDGTTLPALRRKVTDGRFRVPFFMSQDCESLIRRMLAVDPAKRFSMAQIKQHHWMQADPSAICQSPSSSSCPESHSQQGTYSEAVLSIMQTVGIDRKRTIESLQNSSFNHFSAIYCLLLERVMKHQALQQNKLGTEWLKEPCHTPQETVLPLEDDLSTLKYTCSASAACQLETTVYQESQVGHLKKEEKEDQALVSPSVESRKSQRHTPPDASASQKFSCLPRIVIDRVDGSTSDCCLRPSPYASTSSSFTTLCTPSEISTDTSGQKTQGLNPYSLGNPDTHSSTLGRQSYLPLPSFQEGRRSSDSSLIQGVKAFPTHLRKNVHIKGQPSWNELKGPVRRTCILNNSPQSGNTLMVLTNPPCFPTEDHNGVLENVLKKERLVSSSCHQTRQQFLSVLSAHSPDHVKNDASLESQSISNPPQHQRNPISHSSCSLNPQLPPPSAFQDSLCSLSCSSSIVASAAELLETRLQISPQTQSLPHTGLHIGTVLPSVK encoded by the exons ATGGTGATTTTGTCCGAGGAAAAAGCAGTGAGCCAGTCCGGCAGACCACTGCAAGTGGGTTTCTACGAGATCATCAAGACATTAGGCAAAGGGAACTTTGCTGTGGTCAAACTAGCTAGACATAAAGTCACAAAAACAGAG GTTATGGAGACCAAAGACATGCTATATATTGTGACGGAATATGCCAAGAATGGAGAGATGTTTG ATTATCTTACCTCAGTTGGTCATCTAAGTGAGGCAGAAGCTCGTTGTAAGTTCTGGCAAATCCTTGACGCTGTAGAATATTGTCACAAGCATCACATCGTACACAGAGACCTGAAAGCAGAAAATCTACTCCTGGACATTAACATGAATGTAAAACTAGCAG ACTTTGGTTTTGGGAACTTCTATATTCCTGGTAAATCTTTGTCTACCTGGTGTGGGAGTCCTCCCTATGCTGCCCCAGAGGTCTTTGAGGGGAAAGAATATGAGGGACCATCCTTGGATATCTGG AGTCTGGGAGTATTGCTGTATGTATTGGTTTGTGGCACACTACCTTTTGATGGCACCACTCTGCCTGCCTTAAGACGAAAAGTCACTGATGGACGCTTCAGAGTGCCATTCTTTATGTCACAAG ACTGTGAAAGTCTTATACGGAGAATGTTGGCTGTTGACCCTGCCAAGAGATTCAGCATGGCACAAATCAAGCAACATCACTGGATGCAGGCTGATCCCTCTGCTATATGTCAGTCCCCTTCTTCCTCTTCTTGCCCTGAGTCTCATTCCCAACAAGGAACTTACAGTGAAGCAGTTCTGAGTATTATGCAGACAGTGGGCATTGACAGGAAGAGAACCATAGAG TCTCTTCAGAACAGTAGCTTCAACCACTTTTCTGCTATCTACTGCCTGCTGTTAGAAAGAGTGATGAAGCATCAAGCACTGCAGCAAAACAAACTGGGAACTGAGTGGCTGAAAGAGCCGTGTCACACTCCTCAGGAGACGGTACTGCCTCTGGAGGATGATCTTAGCACACTAAAATACACATGCTCCGCTTCTGCTGCCTGCCAGCTAGAGACTACAGTATATCAAGAGTCACAGGTGGGGCATCTAAAAAAGGAGGAGAAAGAGGACCAAGCCCTGGTCAGTCCTTCTGTGGAGTCCAGAAAATCACAGAGACACACTCCCCCAGATGCCTCTGCATCCCAGAAATTTTCCTGCTTGCCAA GAATTGTCATAGACCGTGTAGATGGTTCTACCTCAGACTGCTGCCTCAGGCCCTCTCCTTATGCTTCTACTAGTTCTTCTTTTACCACCCTCTGCACCCCATCAGAGATTAGCACTGACACCAGTGGCCAAAAAACTCAGGGACTGAATCCGTATTCACTAGGAAATCCTGACACTCATTCATCCACTCTTGGGCGCCAGAGTTACCTGCCTTTACCCAGCTTTCAGGAGGGAAGGAGATCCTCAGATAGCTCACTTATACAAG GTGTAAAGGCTTTCCCAACTCATTTGAGAAAGAATGTCCATATTAAGGGCCAGCCGAGTTGGAATGAACTTAAGGGACCTGTGAGACGCACATGCATCCTCAATAACAGTCCACAAAGCGGTAATACATTGATGGTTTTGACAAATCCTCCATGCTTCCCAACTGAGGACCACAATGGTGTCCTggagaatgttttaaaaaaggaaag gttgGTTTCCTCCTCATGCCATCAAACGCGGCAGCAGTTTCTCTCAGTGCTATCTGCTCATTCCCCTGATCATGTGAAGAATGATGCAAGTCTAGAATCACAGAGCATCTCCAATCCACCTCAGCATCAGAGGAATCCCATCAGTCACTCATCCTGCTCTCTGAACCCTCAGCTTCCACCACCGTCAGCTTTTCAGGACTCTCTGTGTTCTCTCTCCTGTTCTTCATCCATTGTGGCATCAGCCGCAGAGCTTCTTGAAACTCGACTACAGATCAGTCCACAAACTCAGTCTCTGCCTCATACTGGGCTTCACATTGGCACTGTATTACCCTCAGTTAAGTGA
- the cryaa gene encoding alpha-crystallin A chain, protein MDIAIQHPWFRRTLSYPTRLFDQLFGEGLFDYDLFPFAASTISPYYRHSLFRNFLDSSNSGISEVRSDRDKFTVYLDVKHFSPDELSVKVTDDYVEIQGKHGERQDDHGYIAREFRRRYRLPSNVDQSAITCTLSADGLLTLCGPKTGGIEASRGDRTIPVTREDKTNSSSSS, encoded by the exons ATGGATATTGCAATCCAACATCCCTGGTTTAGACGCACCCTGAGCTACCCCACCCGTCTCTTCGACCAGCTCTTTGGAGAAGGCCTGTTCGACTATGACCTCTTCCCCTTCGCTGCCTCAACTATCAGCCCTTACTATCGACACTCACTCTTCCGCAACTTCCTGGACTCCTCCAACTCAGGCATCTCTGAG GTGAGGTCTGACAGAGACAAATTCACAGTGTACCTGGATGTGAAACACTTCTCTCCTGATGAGCTCAGTGTCAAGGTGACAGACGACTATGTGGAGATCCAGGGCAAGCATGGAGAAAGACAG GACGATCACGGCTACATCGCCCGTGAGTTCCGCCGCCGCTACCGTCTGCCTTCTAATGTGGACCAGTCTGCTATCACCTGCACACTGTCTGCTGATGGCCTGCTTACTCTTTGTGGACCCAAGACTGGTGGCATAGAGGCTAGCCGCGGAGATCGCACCATCCCTGTTACCCGGGAGGACAAGACCAACTCAAGCTCCTCCTCCTAG